The Desulfovibrio sp. TomC genome contains the following window.
AATTACGCCCCTATGCCCGGCCCGGTGCCGGTAGCTCCGGGACGTCCGCCCGGGTATGCCCCGCGTCCGCCCGTGCCCATCGGTTCGCCCGTGCCCGGCTATGGTCCCGGCCCCCGGCCGCCGATTCCGGTTGCGCCCGTGCCGGTGCCTGTGCCGGCGCCCGGCATGCGTCCCTGGGGGCCGCCGCCGCCTGTGGCCCCCGGTCCCTGGCTGTGGGCCTTGCCGGCCGCGGCCGCGGCCGTCACCATCGCCGGCATGACCTATTACAATGTCAACAACACCTGCTATATCGAGCAGTTCCAAGGCGACAAAGTGGTTTACGTGCCGGTCAAGGGACCGTGTCCGCCGCAGTAGCCGACGCTCTGACCGCGACCTGAAAAAGGGCGGCTCCCAATCCGGGGGCCGCCCTTTGTGCGTTCGGGGTGGCGGGGAGGCTCAGCCGGCCTTGCCCTGGGCGGCCACGGCAGCGGCTTTTTGGGCCACGGCCTTGGGATCGCCGAGATAGTAATGGCGAAGCGGCGCAAGATCGTCGCCCAGCTCGTAGACCAGCGGCACGCCGGTCGGGATATTGAGTTCGCTTATGGCCGCGTCGTCAATGCCGTCGAGGTATTTGACCAGGGCGCGCAGCGAGTTGCCATGGGCGGCCACCAAAAGGCGCGTGCCCGAGGCGATGGCCGGGGCCATGACCTCGTGCCAGTAGGGCAGGACCCGGGCCACGGTGTCCTTGAGCGACTCGCAACGCGGCAACTCGGCGTCGGTCAGGGCGGCATAGCGCCGGTCGCGGCCGGGAAAGCGTTCGTCGTCGGCCGAAAGGGCCGGGGGCGGGGTGTCGTAGCTTCTGCGCCAGACAAACACCTGTTCCTCGCCGTACTTGGCGGCCATCTCGGCCTTGTTGAGGCCCTGGAGCGCCCCGTAGTGGCGTTCGTTTAGGCGCCAGGACTTGCTGACCGGCAACCACAGCCGGTCCAGCCCTTCGAGCATGATGTCAAGCGTCTTGACCGCCCGGGAGAGCACCGAGGTCAGGCAGGCGTCGAAGTCGTAGCCGCCCTCGGCCAGCAGCTTGGCCGCCGCCGCTGCCTCGGCTTGTCCTTGCGGGGTCAGGCCCACGTCGGTCCAGCCGGTGAACCGGTTTTCCAGATTCCAGACGCTTTGGCCGTGGCGCACGAGGACCAGGGTAGGCATGGCGTTCTCCCGGACAGGGCAGGGTTATTTTTTGGCGTTGCAGCCGTCGCCCGAGGCGGGTGCGGCCTCGAAATGATCGCCGGTCATCATGCGCATGGCGCACATGGCCCCGCACATGGCGCATTCCTTTTCCTTGCTGTGCGCTCCCCGGCGCTCACGCACCATATCCGGATCCAGGGACAATTCGGTCATGGCCTCCCAGTCAAGCTCGGCCCGGGCCTTGGACATGTCGCGGTCCCGGGCCACGGCCAAGGGCCGGCCCAGGGCGGTCTCGGCGCTTTGGGCGGCCACGAGGCTGGCCTTGATGCCGGCCCGCACGTCGGCCACGTTGGGCAGGGTGAGGTGTTCGGCCGGCGTCAGGTAACACAGGAAATCCGCGCCGAAATAGGCGGCCAGGGCGCCGCCGATGGCCCCGGCGATGTGGTCGTAGCCCGGGGCGCAATCGGTGGTCAGCGGTCCGAGGACATAGAGCGGCGCGCCGTCGGTCAGACGCTTGATGCCCTGGATCTGGCCCTGGACAAGGTGCAGCGGCACATGCCCCGGCCCCTCGATCATGGTCTGGACGCCGTGAGCCTTGGCCCGGGCGGCCAGACGGCCGAGATTGATCACTTCCTCCCACTGGGCGCCGTCGCCGGCATCGGCGCCGCAGCCGGGCCGCAGGCCGTCGCCCAGGCTGATGGTCACATTATGGGCCAGGCAGATGTCGAGAATGTCGTCGTAGTGCGTCAAAAAGGGGTTTTCCGCGTCATGCCGGCGCATCCAGCGACCAAGGATCGAGCCGCCGCGCGAGACGATGCCGGTGATGCGGCCGCCCTCGGCGGCCAGTTCCACGCCCCGGCGGGTGATGCCGCAGTGGAGCGTCATGAAATCCACGCCGGCCTCGGCCTGCTTGGCGATTTCGGTGAGGATTTCAGCCACGGTGAAATCGCTCGGGTCGCCGCCTTTGACGATGTGGCGCTGGGTCACGCCGTAGAGCGGCACAGTGCCAAGCGGCAGGTCAGTGGCCGAAAGGATGGCCGCCCGGATGGCTTCCAGATCGCCGGCCGTGGACAGGTCCATAAGGGTGTGGGCCCCGGCCGATTTGCACAGCGCCACTTTTTCCATCTCCATGGCCACGTCGGTGACGAACATGGAGGTGCCGATATTGGCGTTGACCTTCACCTTGGCCGGCTGGCCGATGACGGTCGGCGTGACGGCCTGGTGGGCCGGGTTGGCCAGGATGACCATGGTGCCGGCATTGACGGCCGCTTCGATGACCTCGGGGCTGAGGCCTTCGGCGGCGGCGATCTGGCTGGAATGGGTACGGAAGAGGGCGGCGAGCTTGGGGTTTTTGCTGAAGATAGACATGCTGCTTCCTTGTTGTCGGATATCGTAAAGCTTTGTTTACCACGGCAGGCGGCAAAGTTCAAAGCCGGGCGTTGACGACTGCTGCG
Protein-coding sequences here:
- the gpmA gene encoding 2,3-diphosphoglycerate-dependent phosphoglycerate mutase; this encodes MPTLVLVRHGQSVWNLENRFTGWTDVGLTPQGQAEAAAAAKLLAEGGYDFDACLTSVLSRAVKTLDIMLEGLDRLWLPVSKSWRLNERHYGALQGLNKAEMAAKYGEEQVFVWRRSYDTPPPALSADDERFPGRDRRYAALTDAELPRCESLKDTVARVLPYWHEVMAPAIASGTRLLVAAHGNSLRALVKYLDGIDDAAISELNIPTGVPLVYELGDDLAPLRHYYLGDPKAVAQKAAAVAAQGKAG
- the thiC gene encoding phosphomethylpyrimidine synthase ThiC — its product is MSIFSKNPKLAALFRTHSSQIAAAEGLSPEVIEAAVNAGTMVILANPAHQAVTPTVIGQPAKVKVNANIGTSMFVTDVAMEMEKVALCKSAGAHTLMDLSTAGDLEAIRAAILSATDLPLGTVPLYGVTQRHIVKGGDPSDFTVAEILTEIAKQAEAGVDFMTLHCGITRRGVELAAEGGRITGIVSRGGSILGRWMRRHDAENPFLTHYDDILDICLAHNVTISLGDGLRPGCGADAGDGAQWEEVINLGRLAARAKAHGVQTMIEGPGHVPLHLVQGQIQGIKRLTDGAPLYVLGPLTTDCAPGYDHIAGAIGGALAAYFGADFLCYLTPAEHLTLPNVADVRAGIKASLVAAQSAETALGRPLAVARDRDMSKARAELDWEAMTELSLDPDMVRERRGAHSKEKECAMCGAMCAMRMMTGDHFEAAPASGDGCNAKK